The sequence ATGTGAAGAGTCTGTATAGATGGAGACAGTtgtgtctcgcgagtatctcgcgggtaaggccttcccgcgagacactcgcgagACATTCTGTTCTGCCAGTCTGTACTTCCTGATATACACTTTCTATACCCtcattatatatacccatattacccacaaatgagagagagagattctgagagaaaaccctagctaaaacacttgagagttagaaattgttataccaacaattctctacacatttgtttatggaatttcctcatctcctacctctccatttccataccattgagagttcaatagcccaaacacttaccacaccttttgagagtgtctagtgaggttttggtgctgctgggaaacattggaagaagccaagaatGGAATATGCAACATGGAGCTAGTTGCAGAattcggagagctagacaagacacggttccgagaagttttgttggagtaggagcttggagggcttaagtacagagggtagattaggcttggagggtctctagcttattcatgtatcccaactgattatctagtggatcgattactgcttggagggcggcggagaggtctTTTGCAgagttcttcagtttcttcttatgtaacacgtctcggtgttatttatgtttgcatctctcttccttattcttgttcattttattttactgctgtgttgctttaaatatgaattagagtagctctcttgcttgtttgcttgcgtttacactattccacacttagtattaagttagtgtaaaatcaatcaagccgaaatttgaattgggggtctaaacaagctcttgtgttttcacacatttcgagctttcaacattcatgcatttatatggattccttctgcccccttgatcatctttatgtttcttGGGTGAAGTTTTGTAgcttcttgtaccctttgtcaatcatgacaaaaagggggagaaattgtgAAGAAACTGTGGTTTCTTTTTTAACattctacatgttagggggagaaatacatgccCTTGTAAGGGGGAGTGTTTACCTCATTCTTCTTGTACAcaggtcttgtgaccatgtttACATACATCGTGattatctttgatatatatatatatatatatatatatgatgtatgtCTCCTTTACCTACCTCTATATGtgttgtttttttctctctctttattcacatgcttcttatttattgtatgcaatctttttatttctgtttcacactaagatgccgtgatgagttttgtttaaagtgttttagaaatacaagttgtcatagtcttcttgccataaactctcttcttgcaaagtttttcaagagtttgtgttaggatagattttattgtatttaacaagtgagtaaaagttgagtgatttatgacttctctcacatgtttatttgtttgttgtggttttgtcacagattgccaaagggggagattgttaggacatatgtaaattatgttaggaacatatgtaaATTATGTTAGGAACATACTTCAAagaataagagttcaagtctagtattgaagtcatgcaaatctgtccaagaattaAGTGAAGAAAGACTATTCATTAAAGCTGGAGAGATTCTTGacagatggctatctatcgaggtctcgatagctgctcgacagatagtatctattgagatttaatgaatctcgacagcttctcaacAGATATTATCTATTGAGGTCTTGATAGTTGCTTGACAGATActatctattgagaattacgaaattagaatttttagatttgattttcggcccatgctgacatgtatgtgtagggttttttttttctcacaaccctagacatatataagggttattttaaaggccgtcacatatgagaatacaaggagaacatatgaaAAAGGTGactgatgccttattctctctgaaagaagctactgtgtctttgtgccttagggttttgtaaccaagtgtttcttgatcttcattgttgatgaagtgaagaactttgtagtcaacatcttcttcaagttggtgagttagtcacgtattgggagccgtgcatcattggttagtcacgtattgggattcgtacaaaagggtggcgttcatatattgaagagtttagaggttctgaagcggtagaaggtttctgctgtaagttcatctatggggattgtagagtctagggacaacgATTTTGTACTGGATCTAAAACTTCTTTTTACTATAGTAGATTGCTTTTCGGGAAAGTTTTCCTccaagttttttactgtgaaactagtttgttttattggttttcctgggttatcatatcttgtcttatttaatttttcgctgtgcatgatattgatgtttgtttgtttaacacggtttattcataataaatctaattaacaacttgggtttaaaacttgttaactctatcaaccggggtctaaatttcccaacactgTTATATGGATATTAACAAGTCATTAActccttaaaaaattttgatactaaaattacacatgaaatgtctctttagttgccacataTATAATGGATTAGAGCAAAATaacttcaaatatgtttggagcctAACTTATTCATCCtagttttggatcattcatgttatgttttttaaaatttcattagttcaattgaaatatattttaattactttaGTATACAATTTGATCATTTGTATTGAAagtaaaactttttaagaatttcactatgacaatggtaaaaatgaattttattttatgaaggttcgtcatcaaaaaaaaatttgattgaaaatactaaacttttttttgttttttttttggtgtgtatatatatgtgtgtgtaggagagttgtcttgataaatatattagtactGCTACTTAGCCCCCAAACAAAATTACTGGCTCTGCCCCTGATTGGCGGTGAAAATAAGCCATGAGTATGAGTTTGAACTAGAGAAAAGAAACCGATTCAAGCCATAATAAATCATGATTGTATATGTgcaattatttaataaaaatgatttgTCACGTTAGTAAAATTGTCACCTCATTTCTCTCTGTCAGACAATAAAACTAATGAAAGAAGATAGAGGGAAACAATGTATTCTAACCATTTTTATCCTTATAAGATTGGAAGGGATTTTAATGCgactttgttttttaaatactatCATAGATTTGGCTATGAAATGCCACGTATAAACTCAAAATAGTGGTGTAAATTCAATAAAACTTTTGGAGCATTCGTCAGGAAAGAAAAACTATGTGGAGCCATGTATAAGCTAGAGGTTCTATGCAAAAGTTTATATGTAGAAGTTGGAGCATATTTTCATCTCAACAGCTATAGTCATTCCAATAGACCACAATAAATAACAAGAGGAAAGTGTAGAAAAATTATAATCACGAACAAATTCAGTACAGGAACTATTTGTCCTTAGCTTTACATTGGAAACATAGAGATAGACTTTAAACTGTCATAAACGCCACCTCTAGTCCTTTTATTTCATAAATCTCCACACATCCAATTAATTTGGACAATGATAATAAGGAAAAACACTGGatcaataataataagaaaaactatATAAAGACTATTATATTAGGGGCGGTATTTATTTTACATAGTAATATGTTTTATACAGATTCAGATCCTCTAGATTTCCTAGGATATTCCACTAAATggatttccttaaatcttaaccattctttaatgatttaatagtTTAGATTTTGTCATGTCAGTATTCcattaacaataaatattattatattattttaagagtattgtcAGTGGAATACTTAAATGGCAGAATCTAGACTTTCAAATCATAAAAAGAATGGTTaggatttaagaaaatttattagTAAAGTACTCTAGAAAATTCAGAAGATATGAATCCGTTTTATACACAGATACATtgtaaaacaagtttttttggCCTTATATGATTATTCCTATTCTGCATTAAGAACCTCCCAAAGGTCCATATCAAGGGAAAAGTCACCCCAATAATTCAGGACATCCTCATCTAGATTGTCCCCCACAACTTTTGCCTCTGGTACTATTTCCTCTGCCCAAAAGGTTTCCTTGGGCACTTCATTCAACCTGCCACATTGCGCACATGTGGCTCTCTCATCAAGTTCCCCGCAATTTGACAAGCTTTCCCACCAGTTAATCCTACTCTACGATTGCATTGATGTTTGAGATATGTCTATGATATCTTCCTTTTTTTGAAAGCTTCCTACAATTGCAGGTTTCCCACTTAACCAAGTTAAGCTTTTGGATAAGATCCTAGGTTGTGGCTTTATTAGTTTCACTTTCACCATATCTTGGGGCTTTTCTTTCAGTTTGGTGATGTGTGAACTTCCCTTTTTGAGGAGGTGTGTATTCCAATAGTTTTTCACATCATTAGCTGTTCTTCCCGGAAGTCTACCTGCAATAAGTGACCAtctatacaaaaaaagaaaaaagaaaaaaaaagttcaaataatttttgattAACTTGTAATCTGTTTACTAAAGAAGACCATGTTATCATGCATAAACAGTAAGGGAAAAAATTAGTGGCAAATGACTTTAGGTTTTTAGTGAGGGAGAGCTATATTTAAACTAGAATCTTGCCATgtcatattttcattaaatagtACAATAGATTATTCTctatactattttattattgagtaatgttacgagcacaaactattttacaacatttttacaaaatattgatatgGTCAAccttttattagttttcatgtAGGCTCACcttttatatctctttttcatttatcaataatctcTTATCACatcatcaatttgtaaaataatttaaatctctagcattattgttaggacatatgtgaatcatgttaggaacatatatcatttagaattggctaatcctatggcaaaacacattttacttgtaattaggtagatctaggatgtgtttaatatttcaagaaacaagagttcaagtccaagtattaaaaccatgcaaatctatttaagaaataagtaaataagtgttagattttaaaacttgacagatagTTCAACAAATAGCATCTATAGAGGTTTAAAAGGCTTGTTTAGCCCGATGCTCGATAGCTACTCgatagataacctatctatcaagatttacgaaaataagttttttagatCTAA is a genomic window of Quercus lobata isolate SW786 chromosome 2, ValleyOak3.0 Primary Assembly, whole genome shotgun sequence containing:
- the LOC115966938 gene encoding transcription factor MYB114-like: MEGSFGVRKGASTGEEDIRLKQCIEKYGEGKWHLVPVSAGLNRCRKSCRLRWLNYLKPSIKRGNFAADKVDLMLRLHKLLGNRWSLIAGRLPGRTANDVKNYWNTHLLKKGSSHITKLKEKPQDMVKVKLIKPQPRILSKSLTWLSGKPAIVGSFQKKEDIIDISQTSMQSLNEVPKETFWAEEIVPEAKVVGDNLDEDVLNYWGDFSLDMDLWEVLNAE